From the genome of Oceanispirochaeta sp. M1, one region includes:
- the arcC gene encoding carbamate kinase → MSGSLALIAVGGNSLIADKDHMTVEDQYKAVCQTAEHIADLVETGMKVVVTHGNGPQVGFILRRSEIAREVAQMHPVPLVSCDADTQGAIGYQIQQALDNEFRKRNIKMTAATVVTQVLVDAEDSAFKKPAKPIGQFYTEDEAELLRNAYPEWTLVEDAGRGFRRVVASPLPKKIIELGAIKALLKEDYCVIAAGGGGIPVIENDEGMLEGRDAVIDKDFASAYLSYEVGADIFIISTGVKEVCLNFGKPEQKTLNNISTEEARQYMKEGHFAPGSMAPKIQAALDFLDRGGKEVIITNPGNIKDAVLNGSGTHIS, encoded by the coding sequence ATGTCCGGTTCATTAGCACTGATAGCAGTCGGTGGAAATTCTCTTATTGCAGATAAAGATCATATGACTGTAGAAGATCAATATAAGGCTGTTTGTCAGACAGCCGAGCATATTGCCGATCTTGTTGAAACAGGAATGAAAGTCGTGGTTACCCATGGGAATGGTCCTCAGGTAGGGTTTATTCTGAGACGTTCAGAAATAGCCAGAGAAGTAGCACAAATGCATCCAGTACCCCTTGTCAGCTGTGATGCGGATACCCAGGGAGCCATTGGATATCAGATTCAGCAGGCTCTGGATAATGAATTCAGAAAAAGAAACATAAAGATGACAGCAGCAACCGTTGTAACACAGGTTCTGGTTGATGCTGAAGATTCGGCATTTAAGAAGCCCGCAAAACCAATCGGGCAGTTTTATACAGAAGATGAAGCGGAACTTCTTAGAAATGCCTATCCTGAATGGACATTGGTGGAAGATGCGGGCAGAGGATTCAGAAGAGTTGTAGCCTCCCCTCTACCTAAGAAGATTATTGAGCTTGGTGCCATCAAGGCACTGCTCAAAGAGGACTACTGTGTTATTGCCGCCGGTGGTGGAGGTATCCCTGTTATTGAAAATGATGAAGGAATGCTGGAAGGCCGGGATGCTGTAATTGATAAGGATTTTGCATCCGCCTATCTGTCATACGAAGTGGGAGCCGATATTTTTATCATATCTACGGGAGTCAAAGAAGTCTGTCTGAATTTTGGAAAGCCCGAACAGAAAACTTTGAACAATATAAGCACAGAAGAAGCCAGGCAGTATATGAAGGAAGGCCATTTTGCCCCCGGCAGCATGGCTCCGAAGATTCAGGCAGCCCTTGATTTTCTGGATCGCGGCGGTAAGGAAGTGATTATCACCAATCCGGGTAATATCAAAGATGCCGTACTGAATGGATCGGGTACTCATATTTCTTAA
- the ygeW gene encoding knotted carbamoyltransferase YgeW, with translation MDRIGIEERIKDLSCLRAENMYLNDFLLTWDKTDDEIAAIFEVAEIMRGMRECNISPKAFESGLGISLFRDNSTRTRFSYASALNLLGLKDQDLDEGKSQIAHGETVRETANMISFMADVIGIRDDMYIGKGHTYMKEVAKAVEEGYRDGVLEQRPTLVNLQCDIDHPTQSMADALHIINQLGGVENLKGKKLAMTWAYSPSYGKPLSVPQGIIGLLTRFGMDVTLAHPEGYEVMPEVEAIAQKNADASGGSFVKTNSMAEAFKDADIVYPKSWAPFSAMEKRTDLYAEGDDAGIKALEKELLAQNAKHKDWECTEELMKTTKNGEALYMHCLPADISGVSCEEGEVEASVFDRYRVPLYKEASFKPYVIAAMIFTSKFKNPSEKLMEMLKKDTKRII, from the coding sequence ATGGATAGAATTGGAATTGAAGAACGGATTAAAGATCTTTCCTGCCTGAGAGCAGAGAATATGTATTTAAATGACTTTCTACTGACCTGGGACAAGACTGATGATGAAATCGCAGCAATCTTTGAAGTAGCTGAGATAATGAGAGGTATGCGGGAATGCAATATTTCCCCCAAAGCTTTTGAAAGTGGTCTTGGAATTTCTCTGTTCAGAGATAATTCAACAAGAACCCGCTTCAGCTATGCCAGTGCCCTGAATCTTCTGGGCCTTAAAGATCAGGATCTGGATGAAGGAAAATCTCAGATTGCTCATGGTGAAACTGTTCGTGAGACTGCAAACATGATCAGCTTTATGGCTGATGTCATCGGTATCAGAGACGACATGTATATCGGTAAGGGTCATACCTATATGAAGGAAGTGGCTAAGGCTGTTGAAGAAGGATATAGAGACGGTGTGCTGGAGCAGCGCCCCACCCTTGTAAACCTTCAGTGTGACATCGACCACCCCACTCAGAGCATGGCAGATGCACTTCACATCATTAACCAGTTAGGTGGAGTTGAAAACCTTAAGGGTAAGAAACTTGCCATGACATGGGCCTATTCTCCCTCCTATGGAAAACCTCTTTCAGTACCACAGGGAATCATTGGTCTCTTGACCCGTTTTGGTATGGATGTAACCCTTGCTCATCCTGAAGGCTACGAAGTCATGCCCGAAGTAGAAGCTATTGCACAGAAAAATGCAGATGCCTCTGGTGGAAGTTTTGTAAAAACCAACTCTATGGCAGAAGCATTCAAAGATGCTGATATTGTCTATCCCAAGAGCTGGGCACCCTTCAGTGCAATGGAAAAAAGAACTGACCTCTATGCTGAGGGTGATGATGCAGGAATCAAGGCACTTGAAAAAGAACTGCTGGCACAGAATGCCAAACATAAAGACTGGGAATGTACAGAAGAGCTTATGAAAACCACCAAAAACGGTGAAGCTCTTTATATGCACTGCCTTCCTGCGGATATCTCCGGAGTAAGCTGTGAAGAAGGTGAGGTTGAAGCATCAGTATTTGACCGCTACAGAGTTCCCCTTTACAAGGAAGCAAGCTTCAAACCCTATGTTATTGCAGCCATGATTTTTACAAGTAAATTCAAAAATCCTTCTGAGAAGCTGATGGAAATGCTGAAAAAAGATACAAAGAGAATTATCTAA
- a CDS encoding DUF1456 family protein: protein MDNNTVLRSLRYAMDIKDQEMNDIFTLGGASFETSEVSAMLKAEDHEDFTELPDEGMLQFLDGLILKKRGPSERPAAKVEEEISNNLMMRKIRIAFELKEDDMIRTIGKGGFVVKKAELTALFRKKGHKHYRACGDQMMRYFLKGLGSR from the coding sequence ATGGATAACAATACAGTATTAAGAAGTTTGCGCTATGCAATGGATATAAAAGATCAGGAAATGAATGATATTTTCACTCTCGGAGGTGCCAGCTTTGAGACCTCTGAAGTTTCGGCAATGCTTAAAGCTGAGGATCATGAAGATTTTACTGAGCTGCCAGATGAGGGTATGCTGCAGTTTCTGGATGGACTTATCCTGAAAAAGCGCGGTCCTTCAGAAAGACCAGCGGCTAAGGTTGAAGAGGAGATCAGCAACAATCTTATGATGAGAAAGATCAGAATCGCCTTTGAATTGAAAGAGGATGATATGATCCGTACCATTGGAAAAGGTGGTTTTGTCGTTAAGAAAGCTGAACTGACTGCTCTGTTCAGAAAGAAAGGGCATAAGCACTACAGAGCCTGCGGCGATCAGATGATGCGTTACTTTCTAAAAGGTCTGGGCAGCAGATAA